A window of Candidatus Dadabacteria bacterium contains these coding sequences:
- a CDS encoding S8 family serine peptidase codes for VEVNYLGNASVSDLKTTALSHGTGVVGVAAGVRTVFMREDHFSTRPSRTEGIAPGANVSMFALKTEGEGADEVAVIAEALNAALGDPDLDIINISLQPAAPLITDPDTPRGVVGFWEGDSPTEYFQSGVPNSAKKVFVWAAGNQHRSSDYPCTGEFAGEFGCEGPTLNAAHPSIFAGLPIHFPELRPFWTIVVAVKRDGTISDFSNRCGAAALWCIAAPGQSINVPLSRGDGEDGVARDIETVHGTSFAAPIVSGGLALMKQLFPGMSNIELLERMYETANKDGIYAPDRDPVAGVNGASVNTASSIYGQGLLDLGAATAPVGNMGMVSEAVLSEEVLREASPLSATSLETAGAFGDGIARVFTGAEVAAFDSLGAPFWYPLERFAPRTEVSHIRRQMSGFMKFASAPPSERRANRRDRSVPVSGGAAPAGLETEGQIPSVYFSRGAADMEDRDLLGKEGHLSHITAPEFAGFEIGGFSAYAFTSPEWAERRGHGAVVSWGPLRSGFVSEPDSALGAVAEGAFGELSSELGFAGLGWEWERGGWRFVADAELGASGADTGGGLISGVSRLLTSSFSTGLIRETDGGHAFKLSVSSPLRIEDGRMGFVIPVGRTPERDILRRSLTADLEPSGRQIDVGAQVVAQTGMGRISIGGMASRHPGHDRSAEPALSLLAGYSAKF; via the coding sequence CGGTTGAGGTGAATTATCTTGGCAACGCAAGCGTCTCGGACTTGAAAACCACCGCGCTCTCTCATGGAACGGGGGTTGTCGGGGTGGCCGCCGGTGTCAGGACGGTGTTTATGAGGGAAGACCACTTCTCAACCCGGCCCTCCAGAACGGAAGGCATTGCGCCGGGCGCCAATGTTAGTATGTTCGCATTGAAAACGGAGGGAGAGGGAGCGGACGAGGTTGCCGTCATCGCGGAAGCGTTAAACGCCGCTCTGGGCGACCCCGATCTTGACATCATAAATATAAGCCTTCAGCCCGCCGCCCCCTTGATAACCGACCCTGATACACCGAGGGGAGTGGTTGGATTCTGGGAGGGAGACAGCCCGACGGAGTATTTTCAGTCGGGTGTGCCCAATTCCGCAAAGAAAGTTTTTGTGTGGGCTGCGGGGAATCAGCATCGCAGTTCTGATTACCCATGCACGGGAGAATTCGCCGGTGAGTTTGGTTGCGAGGGTCCAACCCTTAACGCCGCCCACCCCTCCATTTTTGCCGGTCTGCCGATTCATTTTCCGGAGTTGCGCCCGTTTTGGACCATTGTTGTGGCGGTGAAGCGGGACGGAACAATTTCTGATTTCTCCAACCGGTGCGGAGCCGCCGCCCTGTGGTGCATAGCGGCTCCGGGGCAAAGTATAAACGTGCCCTTAAGCAGGGGGGACGGTGAAGACGGTGTGGCAAGAGATATAGAGACGGTTCACGGCACATCCTTCGCCGCGCCGATAGTGTCGGGCGGCCTTGCGCTTATGAAGCAACTTTTTCCGGGAATGAGCAATATAGAACTGCTTGAAAGAATGTATGAAACGGCAAACAAAGACGGCATATACGCCCCCGACAGAGACCCCGTAGCCGGTGTTAACGGCGCGTCCGTTAACACCGCGTCATCCATCTACGGGCAGGGCCTTTTAGACCTCGGCGCCGCGACCGCGCCGGTTGGCAATATGGGAATGGTATCGGAGGCGGTTTTGAGCGAAGAGGTATTGCGGGAGGCGTCTCCTTTGTCCGCCACAAGTCTGGAAACCGCCGGAGCGTTTGGAGACGGAATTGCCCGCGTTTTCACCGGAGCCGAGGTTGCCGCGTTTGATTCCCTCGGCGCTCCCTTCTGGTATCCGCTTGAGCGGTTTGCTCCGAGGACGGAGGTATCTCACATCCGCCGTCAGATGTCCGGCTTTATGAAGTTTGCCTCCGCTCCGCCTTCCGAAAGACGCGCAAACCGGCGCGACCGCTCCGTTCCCGTTTCGGGCGGGGCGGCCCCCGCCGGACTGGAAACGGAAGGGCAAATCCCCTCGGTTTATTTCTCACGAGGCGCGGCGGATATGGAAGACCGCGACCTTCTCGGCAAGGAGGGGCATTTGTCCCACATAACCGCCCCTGAATTTGCCGGTTTTGAAATCGGCGGTTTTTCCGCCTACGCCTTCACCTCTCCCGAATGGGCGGAACGGCGCGGACACGGCGCGGTTGTTTCGTGGGGGCCTCTCCGCTCCGGTTTTGTATCAGAGCCTGATTCCGCATTGGGAGCGGTTGCGGAGGGGGCGTTTGGCGAACTGTCAAGCGAGTTGGGATTTGCCGGTCTCGGATGGGAATGGGAGAGAGGCGGCTGGCGTTTTGTGGCGGATGCTGAGTTGGGCGCGTCCGGCGCGGACACGGGCGGCGGGCTTATAAGCGGGGTGTCGCGCCTGCTGACAAGTTCGTTTTCCACCGGACTGATAAGGGAGACGGACGGCGGCCATGCGTTCAAGTTGTCGGTTTCCTCCCCGTTAAGGATAGAGGACGGGCGAATGGGTTTTGTTATTCCCGTGGGGCGGACGCCTGAGCGCGACATATTGCGCCGTTCTCTGACCGCCGACCTTGAGCCGAGCGGGAGGCAGATAGACGTGGGGGCGCAAGTAGTGGCGCAGACCGGTATGGGAAGGATAAGTATCGGCGGTATGGCGAGCCGTCATCCGGGGCATGACCGGAGCGCCGAGCCCGCGCTGTCATTGCTTGCGGGCTACAGCGCAAAATTTTAG